In Dyadobacter sp. NIV53, a single window of DNA contains:
- a CDS encoding Gfo/Idh/MocA family protein produces MATRRKFISSTSAIVAYTGVSSFLPVSLSAFPKIFALADTIRVGAIGINGMGWADLNAVLKNPGVECVALCDVDKNVLDKRAAELLTRGIKVKTYNDYRKLLEDKNIDAVVIGSPDHWHCLMMVEACQAGKDVYVEKPIGNSIAECRSMVAAQERFKRVVQVGQWQRSQKHFRDAIEFVHSGKLGKIGLVKVWGYFDYGAPLTNLPDSAPPMGVDYDMWLGPAPKRPFNPNRFHGKFRWYWDYAGGIMTDWGVHLLDYALLGMKASAPKSVSAAGSKVLNFGVDAPDTLTTVFEYDDFNIQWEHAIGFGAGIYGREHGIAFMGGNGTLVVDRNGWEVVAQGKKMEAVTLQKSSDNGLDLHAKNFIEVIRSRKLEDLNAPIQIGSEVAILSHMGNIAYRTGNKIHWNQEKGKFDESVANQLITKEYHNGYKIPG; encoded by the coding sequence ATGGCCACAAGAAGAAAATTCATCAGCTCGACTTCTGCAATAGTTGCTTATACAGGAGTTTCGTCGTTCTTGCCTGTTTCCTTATCTGCATTCCCAAAGATATTTGCACTTGCTGATACAATCCGGGTTGGAGCGATCGGAATTAATGGCATGGGCTGGGCGGACCTGAATGCTGTACTTAAAAATCCGGGTGTTGAATGTGTGGCCTTATGCGATGTAGATAAGAATGTGTTGGATAAGCGTGCTGCTGAACTTTTGACCAGGGGTATTAAAGTAAAGACATACAATGATTACCGCAAGCTACTTGAAGATAAAAATATCGATGCGGTTGTAATCGGTTCTCCCGATCATTGGCATTGCCTGATGATGGTCGAAGCCTGTCAGGCCGGAAAAGATGTGTATGTGGAAAAGCCAATTGGAAATTCAATTGCTGAATGCCGGAGCATGGTTGCTGCACAGGAACGTTTTAAGCGTGTGGTGCAGGTTGGGCAGTGGCAGCGGAGCCAGAAACATTTCCGCGATGCAATTGAATTTGTGCATTCCGGCAAGCTTGGTAAAATTGGTCTGGTAAAGGTTTGGGGTTATTTTGATTATGGCGCGCCATTAACAAATCTTCCCGACAGCGCTCCCCCGATGGGTGTTGATTATGATATGTGGCTGGGACCGGCGCCAAAAAGGCCGTTTAATCCCAACCGGTTTCATGGAAAATTTCGTTGGTATTGGGACTATGCAGGGGGAATTATGACTGATTGGGGCGTTCATTTGCTCGACTACGCTTTGTTAGGTATGAAAGCTTCCGCACCCAAAAGTGTATCTGCTGCCGGTAGTAAGGTGCTCAATTTCGGCGTTGATGCCCCGGACACACTTACGACTGTTTTTGAATATGATGACTTTAATATTCAGTGGGAACACGCCATTGGTTTCGGCGCAGGTATATATGGTCGCGAGCACGGCATTGCATTTATGGGAGGAAACGGAACGCTTGTCGTGGACAGAAACGGTTGGGAAGTGGTGGCGCAAGGAAAAAAGATGGAAGCCGTAACGCTCCAAAAGTCTTCAGATAACGGACTGGACCTGCATGCAAAGAATTTCATTGAAGTGATCCGGTCACGAAAATTGGAAGATTTGAATGCACCGATTCAGATTGGTTCTGAGGTTGCGATCCTGTCGCATATGGGAAATATTGCTTACCGCACCGGTAATAAGATCCATTGGAACCAGGAGAAAGGAAAGTTTGACGAATCAGTTGCCAACCAGCTTATCACCAAAGAATATCACAACGGGTACAAAATTCCTGGTTGA
- a CDS encoding DinB family protein — translation MNDYFIRLFRYNDWANKIIGNYLLEHAITDHDCVKLLSHILLAQVNWYKRTIGRQDDVPVWSIQNINPEMVIELESNGKLWADYIRSLNVDDFGKLLSYKNMAGVSCQTTIQDTLCHMVNHGTYHRGQIIRRIRELDLAPPSTDYILFARFFPA, via the coding sequence ATGAACGATTATTTCATCCGCCTTTTCCGTTACAATGATTGGGCAAATAAAATCATTGGAAATTATTTGCTGGAACACGCCATTACAGATCATGATTGCGTAAAATTGCTCAGCCACATTTTACTCGCACAGGTCAATTGGTACAAACGCACTATTGGCCGGCAGGATGACGTACCGGTTTGGAGCATACAAAATATTAATCCTGAGATGGTCATTGAATTGGAGTCAAATGGCAAATTATGGGCTGATTATATCAGGAGCCTGAATGTGGATGACTTTGGTAAATTGCTTTCATATAAAAATATGGCCGGCGTATCTTGCCAGACAACCATACAAGATACGCTTTGCCATATGGTAAATCATGGGACTTATCACCGTGGCCAGATTATCAGGCGAATACGGGAACTTGATCTTGCACCTCCCTCGACAGATTATATTCTTTTTGCCAGATTTTTTCCGGCATGA
- a CDS encoding ABC transporter permease → MKTNPNRPLRPPVWADKLLCRICAPHLIETILGDLHEEFNYQVGKAGLRKAQLFYLQEALGFLKPRYIKRQKSPYSTTYMISPDMIRNYFTIAWRTLAHNKVYSFINVIGLSIGLAAAMLILLYTKDEISFDQFHVNNPNIYRITSQYISPAGKKVGVQGNTGYLQGPKFAAGVPEIRSFMRYHGHQNDVKKGTQIKSETTYRVDSSFFSVFTFPLLSGNPHTALSQSKSVVISEGMAEKHFGSKDVLGKTILMKDSFDKDARFEPYTVTGVAQKSPQNSSIKFDIIIPMLTNHGEMEKSTNWFNTFMNTFVVLEPGANVKLVERKMNQVYNIDAREVIQEGIEKFGFRDKVQYSLQPYTDMHLSSDLPGDNGLVDHSNPKLSYILTGIALFILAIACINFVNLTVARSLKRAKEIGVRKVVGGGRMQLIIQFLGESFLLCLAAFIFALVLVQLTLPTFNHLANKELALSYLFDIKLILVYFALFLTTGLLAGFYPALVLSGYDPVTTLYNRMQLSGKNYLQTSLVVLQFTIASFLIIGTLTIQSQFDYLINKDLGYSDKHLVHVEKSNLTRQEAQLLRQELEKDPDIIAVAPKNGGRWFTSAKVNGNTEISFAYETVDPEFLPMIHVPILKGRNFSADFPSDSALHVLVNETFVRKAGWKDPIGQVVDFWYDKAKYTVAGVVKDYHYTDLSEKIGPQVFTMKAGNTFGGFFVKIKPGTETTSLRHIGETYTRLFPLNPYSYKFWDDENIKRYESEAKWKQIMLFGTILTIFISCIGLFGLATLSAQRRNKEIGIRKVMGASVTSITRLLTSDFLKLVCISFVFAFPLAYYAIDKWLQNYPYRINISVLIFIEAGLLAVLIAFLTVSFQSVRAALMNPAKSLRSE, encoded by the coding sequence ATGAAAACAAACCCAAACCGGCCTTTACGCCCGCCAGTCTGGGCCGATAAACTGCTATGCCGCATTTGCGCCCCGCACCTGATTGAAACCATTTTGGGTGATCTACATGAAGAATTCAATTATCAGGTCGGGAAAGCTGGTTTGAGAAAAGCGCAGTTATTTTATTTACAGGAAGCATTGGGTTTTCTGAAACCCAGATACATTAAAAGACAAAAATCCCCTTATTCCACCACCTACATGATAAGCCCTGATATGATCCGTAACTATTTCACAATTGCATGGAGAACCCTGGCCCACAACAAGGTTTATTCCTTTATAAATGTAATCGGCCTGAGCATTGGTTTGGCCGCTGCCATGCTGATACTGCTCTACACCAAAGACGAAATCAGCTTTGATCAATTCCATGTAAATAATCCGAACATCTATCGGATAACCAGTCAGTATATCTCTCCTGCCGGCAAAAAGGTTGGTGTACAGGGAAATACCGGATATTTGCAGGGGCCAAAGTTTGCCGCAGGTGTGCCGGAAATCCGCTCTTTTATGCGATATCACGGGCATCAAAACGATGTTAAGAAAGGTACCCAAATTAAGAGTGAAACAACTTATCGTGTTGATTCTTCTTTCTTTTCTGTATTCACATTCCCATTGCTGAGCGGAAATCCGCATACTGCACTGAGCCAAAGCAAATCTGTGGTGATTTCGGAAGGGATGGCTGAGAAACATTTCGGCAGTAAGGATGTACTCGGAAAGACGATCCTGATGAAAGATAGTTTTGATAAAGATGCCCGCTTTGAACCATATACAGTGACTGGCGTTGCTCAAAAATCACCTCAGAATTCATCCATAAAATTTGATATAATAATCCCCATGCTGACCAATCATGGCGAAATGGAGAAAAGCACGAATTGGTTTAACACCTTCATGAACACCTTCGTGGTACTCGAACCGGGAGCAAATGTAAAACTTGTGGAACGTAAGATGAACCAGGTTTATAATATCGACGCCAGGGAAGTAATCCAGGAAGGAATCGAAAAGTTTGGATTCAGGGACAAGGTTCAATACAGCCTTCAGCCCTATACAGATATGCACCTGAGCAGCGATTTACCCGGCGACAATGGCTTGGTAGATCATAGTAATCCAAAACTGTCGTATATCCTCACCGGTATTGCGCTTTTTATACTTGCCATTGCCTGTATCAATTTCGTAAACCTGACGGTGGCCCGCTCTTTAAAACGTGCGAAAGAAATTGGAGTAAGGAAAGTAGTTGGCGGAGGCCGCATGCAGCTGATCATCCAGTTTCTTGGTGAATCTTTTTTGCTTTGCCTGGCTGCGTTTATTTTTGCGCTCGTGCTCGTACAGCTCACCTTACCAACATTTAACCACCTTGCCAACAAGGAACTTGCCCTCTCCTATCTTTTTGATATAAAGCTCATTCTGGTCTATTTCGCACTTTTCCTAACCACAGGTTTACTGGCTGGATTTTATCCTGCATTGGTATTATCGGGTTATGATCCTGTGACAACGCTCTATAACCGAATGCAGCTTTCAGGCAAAAATTATCTGCAGACTTCATTGGTCGTTCTGCAGTTTACTATTGCCTCCTTCCTCATTATCGGTACACTCACTATACAATCTCAATTCGACTACCTGATAAACAAGGATCTGGGGTATAGCGACAAACACCTTGTCCATGTCGAAAAGTCCAATCTTACCAGGCAGGAAGCGCAACTACTCAGACAGGAATTGGAAAAAGACCCTGATATCATTGCTGTGGCACCAAAAAACGGTGGCCGTTGGTTCACTTCCGCCAAAGTAAATGGAAATACCGAAATCAGTTTTGCTTATGAAACGGTAGATCCGGAATTCTTGCCAATGATACATGTTCCGATACTCAAAGGCCGCAATTTTTCTGCTGATTTCCCTTCTGATTCTGCTCTTCATGTGCTCGTGAATGAAACATTTGTCAGGAAAGCAGGCTGGAAGGATCCTATCGGACAAGTTGTCGACTTTTGGTATGACAAGGCCAAGTATACGGTTGCGGGCGTTGTGAAGGATTACCATTATACTGATTTGAGTGAAAAAATCGGCCCGCAGGTTTTCACTATGAAAGCTGGCAATACATTTGGCGGTTTTTTTGTCAAGATCAAACCTGGCACCGAAACCACGAGTCTCCGGCACATTGGAGAAACCTACACCCGGCTGTTCCCGCTTAATCCTTATTCTTACAAGTTCTGGGACGACGAGAATATAAAACGCTATGAATCAGAAGCGAAGTGGAAGCAGATTATGCTTTTCGGAACCATTCTGACGATCTTTATTTCCTGCATTGGCCTGTTCGGTTTGGCCACACTTTCCGCCCAAAGACGCAATAAGGAAATTGGCATCCGCAAGGTTATGGGTGCCTCAGTCACCAGTATTACCCGGTTGCTAACTTCCGACTTCCTGAAACTGGTTTGTATATCATTTGTTTTTGCATTTCCACTGGCTTATTATGCTATTGATAAATGGCTGCAAAATTACCCTTACCGAATAAATATCAGCGTATTGATATTTATTGAAGCCGGATTGCTCGCTGTTTTGATAGCGTTTCTGACGGTTAGTTTCCAATCGGTCCGTGCTGCACTAATGAACCCGGCAAAAAGTTTACGGAGCGAATAA
- a CDS encoding PadR family transcriptional regulator, translating to MNRAYLGEFEEIVLLTVAALDSSAYGVALTHEIAEQTGRAVRLNQIHSALQRLEEKGMVKSDMGEPTAERGGRRKRLYSLTAYGQRTLQQVREVRENLWSRLVKPFTLALDL from the coding sequence ATGAACAGAGCCTACCTCGGAGAATTTGAGGAAATTGTACTTCTGACTGTTGCTGCCCTCGACAGTTCTGCCTATGGCGTTGCACTCACGCACGAAATTGCTGAGCAAACCGGACGTGCGGTTAGGTTAAACCAGATCCACTCTGCATTACAGCGCCTGGAAGAAAAAGGAATGGTAAAATCGGATATGGGCGAGCCAACAGCAGAACGTGGCGGAAGGCGGAAAAGGTTGTATTCGTTAACTGCTTATGGCCAGCGTACCCTACAGCAGGTAAGAGAAGTAAGAGAAAATCTTTGGTCACGTCTTGTAAAACCTTTTACCCTCGCTCTCGACCTATGA
- a CDS encoding RHS repeat-associated core domain-containing protein — protein sequence MGLAIPRTAGTSKYNFIGREKQAETGYLDLMQRFYDPTTDRFTTIDPETEGQLEFSPHHYSFDNQSCLRRICAVIEGRKVRISV from the coding sequence TTGGGTTTGGCGATTCCCAGGACGGCAGGGACGAGTAAATACAATTTTATTGGGCGCGAGAAGCAGGCGGAAACAGGTTATCTGGATTTGATGCAGCGGTTTTACGATCCAACAACCGACAGGTTCACCACTATTGACCCTGAAACTGAAGGACAATTAGAATTTTCTCCGCATCATTACTCATTTGATAACCAGAGCTGTTTACGGCGGATCTGTGCTGTTATTGAAGGCAGGAAAGTAAGAATTTCAGTTTAA
- a CDS encoding RHS repeat domain-containing protein, which yields MKDRIKNTAKQFRPTSRTRPRFNCNIKALQRKKGAATWDDLTYVYDNGNRLTKVTDAGSTEGFNNGSSAALEDYKYDGNGNTVQDKNRGIADGGIRYNMLNLPREVAINSLTMQYHYDATGSKLRMQRGTENTKYAGIFEYNSSNYLTRIGTDEGQITVANNGASASDYSFQYYLKDHLGNTRQVINEAGTLLQETDYFPFGLEIPRTAGTNKYLYNGKEKQPETGWLDYGARMYLPEIGRFGTTDRYSEKYYGLSSYQYTANNPVNLVDINGDSISVNYVKGGGANGKDLYKINVSGKVVDNTSKGFTSKQLNRISQQISKQIQKSFSGGDKNIEYQTTTNITVASAQNNPLEASDHAFRIVDDVATTIGQEDPPGGNIEGFGPVGQNVVYIEKGEITPERERMNLGTVQYLATRKMKLTQLRAHHIQQVISLAT from the coding sequence GTGAAGGATCGAATTAAGAATACAGCGAAACAATTTCGGCCTACGAGTCGTACGCGACCCCGGTTCAACTGTAACATCAAAGCGCTGCAGCGGAAAAAGGGTGCAGCTACCTGGGATGATCTGACGTATGTATACGACAATGGCAACCGCCTGACCAAGGTGACTGATGCGGGCTCGACAGAAGGTTTTAACAACGGTTCTTCGGCTGCCCTCGAGGATTACAAGTACGACGGCAACGGCAACACGGTTCAGGATAAAAACCGGGGTATCGCCGATGGCGGTATACGGTACAATATGCTGAACCTGCCCAGAGAAGTGGCTATAAACAGTCTCACCATGCAGTATCATTACGATGCAACCGGTTCGAAGCTAAGGATGCAGCGCGGCACGGAAAATACTAAATATGCCGGAATCTTTGAATATAACAGCAGTAATTATCTTACCCGTATTGGGACCGACGAAGGCCAGATTACTGTTGCCAACAACGGTGCCAGTGCCAGTGACTATTCCTTTCAATATTATCTGAAAGATCACCTAGGCAATACCCGGCAAGTAATAAACGAGGCTGGTACACTTTTACAGGAGACTGATTATTTTCCTTTTGGGTTGGAGATTCCTAGAACGGCAGGAACTAACAAATATCTCTATAATGGTAAGGAAAAACAGCCGGAAACTGGTTGGCTCGACTATGGGGCTAGGATGTATTTGCCGGAAATTGGGCGGTTTGGAACTACCGATAGATACTCAGAGAAATATTATGGGTTATCCTCATATCAATATACCGCAAATAATCCTGTCAATTTGGTTGATATCAATGGAGACTCAATATCTGTAAACTACGTTAAGGGAGGGGGGGCAAATGGAAAGGACCTATATAAGATTAATGTAAGTGGTAAAGTGGTTGACAATACATCTAAGGGGTTTACTAGTAAACAATTGAATAGAATATCACAGCAAATTAGCAAGCAGATCCAAAAGTCATTTAGCGGCGGGGATAAGAATATAGAATATCAGACAACTACAAATATCACAGTAGCCAGTGCTCAAAATAATCCGTTAGAGGCAAGCGATCATGCCTTTAGAATAGTGGATGACGTAGCAACTACTATTGGACAAGAAGATCCCCCTGGTGGCAACATTGAAGGTTTTGGACCAGTTGGTCAGAATGTGGTTTACATAGAAAAGGGGGAAATTACGCCAGAACGGGAGCGCATGAACTTGGGCACAGTGCAGTACTTGGCCACCCGAAAAATGAAACTAACCCAGCTACGGGCGCACCATATACAACAAGTGATTTCCCTCGCAACTTAA
- a CDS encoding Imm50 family immunity protein codes for MWLSLIEKREALLAIYQDEVPDLENLFLHEIKITTGKDLIINIRFDLGEFPKKIPKKWLDRNINTVQITLDLIQAKIEEIDLEKAISSVDSIIIEQISDYKRITLRDASKAEVLTIRSTWIYLSSLNGYQNTYNLS; via the coding sequence ATGTGGTTATCATTAATTGAAAAAAGAGAGGCTTTACTGGCCATATATCAGGATGAAGTGCCAGATCTAGAAAATTTATTCCTGCACGAAATTAAAATCACAACTGGTAAAGATCTTATAATCAATATCCGATTCGATCTGGGGGAATTTCCAAAGAAAATTCCAAAAAAGTGGTTAGATAGAAATATAAACACTGTGCAAATAACTTTGGACTTAATTCAAGCCAAAATTGAGGAAATAGATTTGGAAAAGGCTATTTCCAGTGTTGATAGTATTATAATCGAACAGATCAGTGACTATAAACGGATAACTTTGAGAGATGCTTCTAAGGCAGAAGTGCTAACTATAAGATCGACTTGGATATACTTAAGTTCATTGAACGGATATCAAAATACATACAATTTAAGCTAA
- a CDS encoding HNH/endonuclease VII fold putative polymorphic toxin, which yields MCPLNYCNSSSKVVIQDHSAGHTQFGGEAAKPHFNVRPSENTRTGTVPGTNAHYPFDPFKKN from the coding sequence ATTTGTCCGCTTAACTATTGCAATTCCAGTTCTAAGGTTGTTATTCAAGATCATTCTGCCGGACATACTCAATTTGGAGGTGAAGCAGCAAAACCACATTTTAATGTTCGACCATCCGAAAATACAAGGACAGGTACAGTGCCTGGTACTAATGCACATTATCCTTTTGATCCGTTTAAAAAGAACTAA
- a CDS encoding IS3 family transposase (programmed frameshift): protein MSGERRVFDKEFKLMSVELSNSRTDLSALAKELDVPPAMLYRWRRELSAKQNGSFPGNGKVILSETEQELARLRKELRDTQLERDILKKAGRHFLQERWQIFRFIKDYRKIFPIEKMCMVFKVSRSRFYTWLSSELSNAAIENQALTEKIRVIHSKSKQTYGSPRVTRELIKQDVKVSRPRVARLMKKAKIRSIVKKKFRITTDSEHKYPVVENKLNRQFKVDKIATAWVSDITYIKTTQGWLYLTMILDLADRKIVGWALSSTMKAIDTVIPAWKMACKNRSITSELIFHSDRGIQYACNEFKSLLDKNPLVIRSMSRKGNCWDNAVAESFFKTLKAECVYQNTFINKQQAAVIVFEYIETWYNKKRIHSALGYVSPKEFEELLNKQKIAA from the exons ATGTCTGGAGAAAGAAGAGTATTTGACAAGGAGTTCAAACTAATGAGTGTTGAACTAAGCAACAGCCGCACAGACCTTAGTGCATTGGCAAAAGAATTAGATGTTCCGCCGGCAATGCTATACCGCTGGCGCAGAGAACTTTCTGCGAAACAAAATGGCAGCTTCCCTGGCAACGGAAAGGTGATTTTGAGCGAAACGGAACAGGAATTGGCCCGGCTAAGGAAAGAACTTCGTGACACACAACTTGAACGAGATATCTTAAAAAAGGCTG GTCGGCATTTTCTCCAGGAGCGATGGCAAATATTCCGGTTCATAAAGGATTACCGGAAAATATTTCCCATTGAGAAAATGTGCATGGTTTTTAAGGTAAGCAGAAGCAGGTTTTATACTTGGTTGAGCAGTGAATTATCAAATGCAGCCATTGAAAACCAGGCTCTTACTGAAAAAATCAGGGTTATTCATAGTAAAAGTAAACAAACATACGGAAGCCCCAGGGTCACTCGGGAGTTGATTAAGCAGGATGTAAAAGTGTCTCGTCCGAGGGTTGCCAGACTGATGAAAAAAGCAAAAATAAGAAGCATTGTTAAGAAAAAATTCCGCATCACAACGGATTCTGAGCATAAATATCCGGTTGTGGAAAATAAGCTTAACAGGCAATTCAAAGTGGATAAAATAGCCACTGCGTGGGTATCTGATATAACGTATATTAAGACGACACAAGGCTGGCTATATCTCACCATGATACTGGATTTAGCTGATAGGAAAATAGTAGGATGGGCACTTAGCTCAACCATGAAAGCCATTGATACTGTGATACCTGCATGGAAAATGGCTTGTAAAAATAGAAGTATTACAAGTGAATTAATTTTCCACTCGGATCGGGGAATTCAATATGCTTGCAATGAATTTAAAAGCTTGCTGGATAAAAACCCCCTTGTTATTAGAAGCATGAGTCGAAAGGGAAATTGCTGGGATAATGCGGTTGCAGAGAGCTTTTTTAAGACTTTAAAAGCAGAATGTGTTTACCAAAATACCTTTATCAATAAGCAGCAGGCGGCAGTAATTGTATTCGAGTATATTGAAACCTGGTATAATAAAAAAAGGATTCATTCTGCTCTAGGATATGTCTCACCGAAAGAATTTGAAGAACTTTTAAACAAACAGAAAATTGCGGCTTAA
- a CDS encoding DUF3800 domain-containing protein yields the protein MYNQIAFLEQWGNNGMEFVKKGVSTHFVLTALILHKNHIQEAKRILKAIQNKHFQSGVIDSDLVANDHIKRKLILEDLLEVPFQIFALVVDKRQLVGEGLRYKGSFYKFIHGVADRELFKIFSNLEMVAGSFGTDTFMEGFIKYVSQNHISNLFNESTFGFVSDKEDMLIQASGFIAGTLARCYDETVMTDQRQDFVDILRLKLLTIKFWPDVFDSYLVKANTGLATFKRTLS from the coding sequence ATGTACAACCAAATAGCCTTTCTGGAACAGTGGGGAAACAATGGAATGGAATTTGTAAAAAAAGGGGTTTCAACCCACTTTGTCCTGACGGCTCTTATACTTCATAAAAACCATATACAGGAAGCCAAAAGAATATTAAAGGCAATTCAAAACAAACATTTTCAAAGCGGTGTCATTGATTCAGATCTTGTAGCCAATGATCACATCAAACGGAAACTGATTCTGGAAGATTTGTTGGAAGTGCCGTTTCAAATTTTCGCATTGGTGGTTGATAAAAGACAACTTGTAGGGGAAGGGTTACGTTACAAAGGGTCATTTTACAAATTTATTCATGGAGTCGCTGACCGGGAACTGTTCAAGATCTTTTCAAATCTGGAAATGGTTGCAGGATCTTTTGGGACTGACACTTTTATGGAGGGTTTCATTAAATATGTAAGCCAAAACCATATTTCTAACCTGTTCAACGAAAGTACATTTGGCTTTGTTAGTGATAAAGAAGATATGCTCATTCAGGCTTCTGGCTTCATAGCCGGGACTCTTGCCAGGTGTTACGATGAAACTGTCATGACTGATCAGCGCCAGGATTTCGTTGACATACTACGTCTCAAGCTACTAACTATAAAATTCTGGCCTGATGTGTTTGACTCTTATCTCGTTAAGGCTAATACTGGACTTGCTACCTTTAAGCGGACACTGAGTTAA